taaagaaaaaaataaataacatcagGGCAGTTATCGCTTATGGATTGATACACCTGCACGTGTCTAATTGCTTATTACTACTGACATGTATTAGCTGAGTTAATTCAATAAATTTGGAGGCTAAAGCAGAATTCAGAGTCTTCTCAAATGACCCCATGTGAGTATACAAGGATGATGTGGCAACTTAGTCAGTGAGGGTCATGTCAAGGTGAGTTCAGGTCTCCATCCGTCATTCTTAAACTTCCTTGCAAGCTGGTTGCTGAAGAGAAGGATCTCATGATTTCCACTCTGATGATTTCCCAGGCACAGTCGCTGTATTCCTTCTCTTGTAGGTAAATATGGATTCCCTGGAAGTACCTCTTCACAGCCAGTGTTGGGCCTGTCCTTCCCAGGGCAGAGTCTTCCTCTCCCATCACCTGCCCCAGGCAGGCGTCCAGGTCATTCAGCTGCTGATGGAGTCCAGTGAGGAGCTGCTCCAGGAGGGTGGTGTCCCAGGCAGCAGAGGAGTGCTCTGTGTGGAAGAGGTTGAAGGTCTGCTGGAGCATCTCATGGAGCACAGAGAAGGCCTTGGCCTCCTGGAGCTGGCcgccctccaccatctcctgaggGAAAGCGAAGTCTTTTCTGTCCTGCAGGCAGAAGCGAGAGGAGAGTCTCCTCATTTGGCCCAGGAGCCTGAGGTTCTGCCTGCCAACCAGCACGTGGTTCTGAGACAGGTCACAGCCCAGGGATCCTCCCAGGCCATAGCTGACCAGCACCAGGGCCATCAATAGAGAGAGCACGAAGGCCATGGGGAAGATGAGGCTGCTGCTGGCCTGGCTGAGGCGGCGTCTGGTGGAACCTTGAGGTAGGTTCTCTGATGCCATGCTTTCTAAGTGAGGCCATTAAATAGTGAATAtgatagttttcattttctaatcatttctgtgcacttttacttcct
This portion of the Bubalus bubalis isolate 160015118507 breed Murrah chromosome 3, NDDB_SH_1, whole genome shotgun sequence genome encodes:
- the LOC102410967 gene encoding interferon omega-1-like, which gives rise to MAFVLSLLMALVLVSYGLGGSLGCDLSQNHVLVGRQNLRLLGQMRRLSSRFCLQDRKDFAFPQEMVEGGQLQEAKAFSVLHEMLQQTFNLFHTEHSSAAWDTTLLEQLLTGLHQQLNDLDACLGQVMGEEDSALGRTGPTLAVKRYFQGIHIYLQEKEYSDCAWEIIRVEIMRSFSSATSLQGSLRMTDGDLNSP